From the genome of Triticum aestivum cultivar Chinese Spring chromosome 1A, IWGSC CS RefSeq v2.1, whole genome shotgun sequence:
TGGACTCCGTCGTGATTCTCATCTCATGAGCACTCTAGAAGCAACGCAATGCACGAGTCTTCAATAACAGATCGCGACAGAGATCCCCCCTGCATCTTACAGATGATATCCAACAGGAGATAGAGGATTGGAAGAAGGCCGGTCTCGGCGGTGCTGGAGCTTTAGATGCTTTTACGAGAGAGTAGCCTTTGATTTCTAGGGTGTAGGTGTGGTGTGTGTCCTCCCCGTCGACTTGTTCGCATCTCGTTCGAGCTCTTGTACATATTattctgccttctataaaaatatggtatacCATTGGCGTATTCTTGAAAAAAAGAATTGACGATGCattttgtttggggggggggggggggcgatgcaCTTGTTTTACTACTGGTCAGTGGCGGAGCTACAAAAGAAAAATTGGGCGGGCCAGAGAATACTAAGCTACCAAAGTATACCAAACAGGGCTACCAAATTGGCAGTAAACAACAATTTAGTGCACTGTTAGACAGTAAACAAGAACAGTACTTTTGTTGTGAACTTGTAAACTGTAAAAGTGGCATCTGTTGTGAACTTGTAAAGTGTAAAGAACAGATCTTCAGTGGATTATTTATGCTTATTGGGGTCGAGTTTAGGGGATTTAGGggactagtaagcatgcacgtgcaacacacgtctcAACAAAACAAGTTCACATGATATAACACTAAAATGATTTTACAAAAAAATTCAGATCTCTATAAAATGTTGTCATGTCACTCAAATTGTATTTTCAAAAAGTGTTACATATTTGTGATCCAACACATGAATCATAATCTATAGTAAAAACATCTATTCTGGATCTAATTTTTGTTTTGGTGAGTTCTTTTACCGAGCCATTTAAATGTGTCTTATGCACAAAGATATGAGTGTGGGTGTAACACACGATCCAGGAACATGTCTCCGCATAAAATTCACTGTCGCATAATAATTGTATTATAATTGTGACAAAAAAATATACCATCCACAACCCACAAGATGACCTGCATGATAACAAAGCTTAAATATACTCAATAATTTTTTATCATTTTTATAGGGATTCATATTACTTAAAAtcatcaaatgaaaatgatgtaacAAGCCGTGATGAAAACAAAAATCTTACCCACACAGCAGGTGAACAGGACATGCCCTTTGAAATATAATGTTTATTTTAGAagatatttttattttgtttgggTATTGCCGCACTCACAAGCAAAAAATGCCTCATTCGCTTACAGTCACTCAGAGAATCACTGCTTAGTACTCAGCACGTGGAGTAGTATAgagatttaaaaaaaaaatctcaGTCAACCTTCCACCGCCCCTCACACTTCTCCCCCATTCTTTCCTCACTCCCTCCTAATCTCGCGATCACCATCCACAGCCCGAGCTCTCTGGTGGCCGCCCCTCCCCTTCGTCAGCGACGCCGGCGGACAAGAAGGCCCCTGTCTGCCCCGCCCCTCCCCTTCGTCAGCACCGCCTGCGGGCGCGCAAGCCCCTGGTCTGCCCCACCCCTCCCCTTCGTCAGCGACGCCGGCGGACGCGTAGGCCCCGGCTCTGCCCGGCCCCTCCCCTTCATCAGCACCGCCGGCGGGCGCGCAAGCCCCTGCTCTGCCCGCCCCTTCTTCCTACCCGGTGACGCCGGGGCCCTTCCTTCTCTGGCGACGGCGGGGCGCTCGAGCTCGGCATGCTCGCCAGCGACGGCGAGGCCTTCCCTCATGGTGATGCACTCGCCCCCCTCCTCCTGGCGACGGTGGGCCGCTCATGCTCGACATGGTCGCCGGCGACACCGCGCCACGAACTTCCCTCCCCCCTGCTCGGGACGCCATGAAGGTCCGGTTCCAACTCTTCCTCCCCTCGATCTGGATGCTCTGCTCTCTGACCCCATCTTGATTTACCTGTTCGTTTCGGTCAGGACCAAGAGCAGTTGCTGCTCGTGACCTCCATCTTGATTAGGATGACCACGATGACCTTCGCGTGCTGTGCTGCTGCTTGGGACCCTCCCCCCTATGCTTCTCCTCGCTCGTCCTGGTCCAGGTTAGTCTCTCCGACCCCGACGCTTGCTCGTCCCCGTCAAATCGGTGCATAGCCTTACTTCATTCTGCAGTCTGTATATTTCAGCTTGTATAGTTTGACATATGCATACTTTATTCTCAATTGTGCAGATTTTTTTGTGATGCAAGTAATGGGGAAATACAAAAAACACCTAATGCCGATTGCTTTGAGCCGTTGTATTACAAGGTATACCCATCTCTTTGCAGTCTGCTCTTAATACAAGTCTTCCCTTGTTTCTTCGGAATGTTTCTTTGATTTTTTGTGTGCTTTCTTTTATACCTATTTATATACCAAAAGTTTACCTTTCTCTACAGAAATATAATTCTTGTATCCTTTGTCTTGCCAATTAGTTAAGTAATATACCCTCAGTGGCCGTGTTGGACAGGAGGGGCCAGAGAAGTGCTTCCGGTTGTTTGAAGAATGTGAGTCTGACATCATAGGTTTCCATTTTATGAAGAAACCATCAAGGTGAGTTTGGCACTtatgttttattattattgctgcTCATGTGTGGTTGAAAGTTAGATGCTAGTAATTTCAGCCAAATTTGCAATATCATGTCTGCTGTTTTGCTTTATTTGCAATATTTCATTTTTTGTGACAATGATTCCAGCCAGCTTAAATTTTGCTGGTAAAGCCAACTTCTGTCCTGGGTGTATGTGTAATATAGAAGTAATAACACTCGGCATTAACAAGAAGCAAGCCTGCTAAAACATGAAACCATGTAATCCAAGTGTTCTTCAGTTTTCTTATTATAAATAACCAGTTGTATACCTAAATCAGATATACTAAAACATAACCCATTCGCATCATTACCAGAACAGGGAAATCTGCTAGGATCATTGACAGAACTGATGGAATATTGAAAATTCCAGTGATCATAAATTTGCACTTCTTCATTTCGGGACAATTGATATGTCAATGCTCTTCTAGAAATAAATAACACAAATAAACGACTCCGGCATACAGAGTTGGAGGTTACATCGACACCATTCTTCTTTCATGCTTATTATGTGTGGCATTTTGATTAAAACCTGcaaataaaataagagaaaattgtTGGGCTCAGAATTAGTTATATAGGTACAATAATATGCTGATGATCTTGCCCTGTTCTTGAGACCGTCGCTCCAAGATCTTATATTTGTTAAAGCCACCCTTGGCATCTTCGGTGAGGGCCACATGCAAGTCTACCTGCTAACTCAAGCCATTAGCTCGGTGGAGAGGAACATTGACGAGCCGGATCAGTTCGACTGGCCCTGCGACGCGTCTGGCAAATACACAGCCAGCTCTACCTATATGAGGCTCTGCATTGGATACACGCGTGCCCCGGCTGCCGGTTGCATTTCGCGAAGTTGGGCCCCTCTCAAATGCAAAATCTTCATGTGGTTGGCCTGTCAATACCGGCTATGGACTTCGGACCGCCGTGCCCGGCATGGCCTTCAAGACGCCCCATCCCCTTGCTATACTTGTCTCCAAGATGAGGACAACGCGGATCACATTCTCGTGCAGCGCGTCTACGCCTGCGAGGTGTGGCACTCCTGTTTCAGCTCATGGAGATTCACCATCCACACGCCAGACGCAAACGCCACATTCTTGCAATGGTGGCTTGAGCAAAGGAGTAGATTCAGAGGGAAGGCCAAGAGATCCGTGGACTCCGTCGTGATTCTCATCGCATGGGCACTCTAGAAGCAACGCAATGCACGAGTCTTCAATAACAGATCGCGACAGAGATCCCCCCTGCATCTTACAGATGATATCCAACAGGAGATAGAGGATTGGAAGAAGGCCGGTCTCGGCGGTGCTGGAGCTTTAGATGCTTTTACGAGAGAGTAGCCTTTGATTTCTAGGGTGTAGGTGTGGTGTGTGTCCTCCCCGTCGACTTGTTCGCATCTCGTTCGAGCTCTTGTACATATTattctgccttctataaaaatatggtatacCATTGGCGTATTCTTGAAAAAAAGAATTGATGATGCattttgtttggggggggggggggcgatgcaCTTGTTTTACTACTGGTCAGTGGCGGAGCTACAAAAGAAAAATTGGGCGGGCCAGAGAATACTAAGCTACCAAAGTATACCAAACAGGGCTACCAAATTGGCAGTAAACAACAATTTAGTGCACTGTTAGACAGTAAACAAGAACAGTACTTTTGTTGTGAACTTGTAAACTGTAAAAGTGGCATCTGTTGTGAACTTGTAAAGTGTAAAGAACAGATCTTCAGTGGATTATTTATGCTTATTGGGGTCGAGTTTAGGGGATTTAGGGGATGATTTAAGGAACAATGACCTAAGTTGAATTTAGGGGAATAAAATTGTGAATCATTTAAATCGATTTACCTATGCTGCTTGCAGGGATTCCGATCAGTAGTGATTCTGATGAATTCAGAAAAGAAGCTAGCTTTTTTTTTAGAATCATTCTGATAGATTGAGAGAAGAAGCTAGCTAGTTGGGTGCCTGGGTCGCAGGGTCGCCGCCTACCACTGCATGGTCGCGTGGGTCCCCTGAATAGATGTATGCCGGTTGGCCGTCCGTCCGTGGGACACTGTGTGTGCGGTGCTCCGGTGGCCGGCGGCCCGCGGCCGGCGTCGCGGCAGCCGGTGGCTGATGTGCTTTCTAGTTCCTACTGTGCTATGAGACGGCGGTCGAAGTTGAACCCTGAGCCTGCATCGCTGTGAGTCTTACGCGTACGAGTCTGCTGCTTGCCTTCTCTGTATGGTGTTCGTCAGCGCTGTGTGCTGCAGCCTGCAGTAGtataaaatttattttttgctccggacctgggcgggccatggcccaatCGGCCTTGCCGAAGCTCCACCAGTGCTACTGGTGTAGCCGTCGGCTACAGCCGTCTACCTTTGATCAGGAATAAACACGTAGCCCCTGTCAACATTTGTGCCTAGGATTTCTTGACTCGAGCTCAGTCAATCATTTTGTGGTCAGACAAAAGCGCCGGAATGTTCATTCATCGCCTACCTCTACCTTCGAAAAGACCCATACATCACACATCCACCCACAGAAGTCCTGAATTCCATAGGTCGACGCCGAATTCTCGTCGCCGGTCAATTCTGCGACTCATTCCTCCTCCAGAAACAACACAACCTGCAACAGTTTCTGTGGTTGACAGCTTCACTGATGTGGACGCACGGCCGTGCCGCCCAGGACAGGATAGACATAGACTGCGTGGCTGCGGTCGATCAAGTGCGTGTTCGTCTTCCGCCGCGCGCGAACGCTCTGCGAGTACAAATAGCCGGTGCCGTCGCACCGAAACGAGGGGAGGCACGGAGGGCACAGGTTGTAGACGAGAATACGAGATGGCAGCTGGCGCGCTTCCTCTGGGCGTGTTCGTCGTGCTGCTCTGCGTGGGCGTCGTGCGCGCGGCGGACGCGGACATCATCGCGGCCGGCCGTCCGCTCTCCGGCGACCAGAAGCTGGTCTCTCCCGGCGGCAAGTTCGCCTTAGGACTCTTCCACccaggtgagtgcacgctgcatgTGCGCATGGCTTGACGACGGCTAGTCTAAGCTCATCGTGGCCAGTGGTGTGAGATGTTTCTGCTCTGTTTTTCTTCTCGCAGACGGCGCAGCCGACGGCAGCTGGTACGTCGGCATCTGGTACCACAAGATCCCGGTGCACACGCCGGTCTGGGTGGCCAACCGCGAGACGCCGGTCTCCAACACGTCGCGGCTCGCCATCGCGCCCGACGGCAACCTCGCGCTGTTTGACGGCGCCGGCTCGATCGTCTGGTCCACGAACGCCAGCACCAGCGGCGTCGCCAATGCCAGTGACACGGTCGCCGTTCTCCTCGACTCCGGAAACCTCGTGCTCGCGCCGGCGTCCAACGCCTCCGCGGTGCTGTGGCAGAGCTTCGACCACATCACGGACACGTGGCTTCCAGGCGGGAAGCTCAGGCGCGACAAGCGCACCGGCGCCATCCAGGCTATGGCCTCGTGGAGGGCGCGCGGCGACCCCGCGCCGGGGATGTACGCCCTCCAGCTCGACCCGTCCGGGGCGAAGCAGTACTTGCTGCTGTGGAATGCCACCCGTGTGTACTGGGCCACCGGCAACTGGACAGGCAAATACTTTACCGGCGCGCCGGAGGTCGCCGCGTCGAGCGGCGGCTCCGGGTATAGCTTCAACTTCGTGGACAACGACGACGAGAGCTACTTCACTTATAACTTCGCCGTGAACACGACGGTGTACCGGTTCGTCATGGACGTGTCGGGGCAGGTCAAGGGGTGGTTCTGGGTGGAGGCCACGCAGGGATGGAACCTGGTCTACGCCGAGCCCAAGGCACGGTGCGCCGTGCCTCGCGGCTGCGGCGCGTTTGGCGTCTGTACCGAGGGCTCGTCCACGGCGTGCGACTGCGCCCGGGGCTTCAATCCGCAAAGTCCGGCGAGCTGGGGCCTCGGCGACTACATCAGCGGTTGCGTGCGCAACACCCAGCTTCAGTGCAGTAAGAACAGCAGTGACCCGTCGGACGGCTTGAAGAAGGTGGAGCAGGACAAGTTCCTCCGCATCGACGGCATGAGGCTTCCTGACGATGGCCGAATGGCGGGAGCTGCAAGCTCCGGCGACTGCCAACGCGCGTGTCTAGGGGACTGCACATGCTCCGCCTACGCGTACAACGGCAGCTGCTTCTTGTGGCACGGCGATCTGTTCAACTTACAGGACGGTGTCCTGGACAACCAGGCCGGCGCGGGGAGCCTGTACCTCCGACTCGCCGCGTCGGAGCTCCCAGGCGCGCGAAGCCACGTATGGAGGGACATCAAGGTCGCCGCCGTGGCACTCGGCGTCACGTGCTTCGTGATCGCCGCAGCCATTCTTCTCGTTCGTACGATAAGAGGTGCGATGAAGAGGAGAAGAGCAACGAGACTCAACGGTCTCGCCGTCGGCGATGGCTGCGTGAGCTACAAGTACAGCGACCTGCAGTCCTTGACCAAGAACTTCACCGACAAGATCGGGGCGGGCGCCTTCGGGTCGGTGTTCAAGGGCCAGTTCTCCGACAACACCGTCGTGGCCGTCAAGAAGCTGGAGGGGCTCCGGCAAGGCGAGAAGCAGTTCCGCGCCGAGGTGAGCACGCTGGGCACCATCCAGCACGTCAACCTCATCCGCATGCTCGGCTTCTGCTCCCACGGCGGCGACCGGAAGCTGCTCGTCTACGAGTACATGCCCAACGGCTCGCTCGACCGGCACCTGTTCCGCAAGACGTTCTACGTCCTCAGCTGGCAGGTGCGGTACCAGGTCGCGCTCGGCGTCGCCAAGGGGCTGGCCTACCTCCACGACAAGTGCCGGGACTGCATCATCCACTGCGACGTGAAGCCCGAGAACATCCTCCTCGACGCCTCCTTCGGCGCCAAGGTGGCGGACTTCGGGCTCGCCAAGCTCGTCGGCCGGGACTTCAGCCGGGTGCTCACCACCATGCGCGGCACGGTGGGGTACCTGGCGCCGGAGTGGATCAGCGGCGAGGCCATCACGGCCAAGGCGGACGTGTTCAGCTACGGGATGATGCTCTTCGAGATCGTGTCCGGGAGGCGGAACATCGAGCAAGGGGAGAGGCGGTCCGTGGTGTCGTCGGCGACAGACGCGGATGGTGAGGAGGCAGAGGAACACCCGACGACGACCTTCTTCCCGTTGCTGGTCGCGAGGAAGCTGGCAGAGGGGGACGTGATGACATTGCTGGATCCCGAGCTGGAAGGCGACGCGAACGCCGAGGAGATGAGGAGGGTGTGCAAGGTCGCCTGCTGGTGCATCCAGCGCGACGTCGACGCGCGCCCGACGATGGGGGAGGTGGTGCAGGTGCTAGAGGGGCTGACGGACTTGGAGATGCCACCAGTGCCTCACTACCTTGAAGTGCTCGTGGGACGGCCGGTACACGGAACAGTGTACCATAGCACAGAGCAGTTTTTCCGTTCGTAGTACTAGAGCGTATCCCGTACTCCGCGCCATGGAGCATTCCGGCTGGAACTAGTatcactagtcgtcaacccgtgcattcgcacgggctagtgtATATTTTCTACGCCTTTTTGTCTTGTTTGAAAGAAAAAATGCATTTATTTTCAACTTggttctttttcatattttcattcaTGAATTCTACTTGTTCACAcatacaaatttgaatagttataTTCATATACTATATTGCAAAAATATATGTGCAAATTCAGCAATATACAAcatttgattaattgaactgaTTTGCTATATTATATCTATAACAAATGTGTATATCATACTATCTTTTTCTACCTCGAAGAGTGGGAAATAAATATTTTACTTTGGGTTcatagagctataaatatatgcaTTGGGAGTAGCATTTTAGTAAGCCATATATCTTGGAAACCATTATCCTAGCTATTGAAAGGCAAACACGTATAGTTACATGCCTTAGCATTTGGATCAACATTAATTTTCTCATACAAAAAAAAGCCCAGCTAGGACTATGTTTTGTTTACGTTGTGGTACAAATTTCTTTAGTGCTTAAAGACTTCACTTACAATTCATATTGCTTACAGTTTATAAATTTTAAATCATCATTTTTCTGAATAACTATTTTTGATGGAGATATGTGTAGGCCACTCGATTGAATACAAATTGCAGATCAGAGTTTGTGATATAGCTACACCTAACTCCAGACGAATTACTTCTACTCGTATAAATAAGAGACTGAGGAAATTGCATACACCAATCAAGCCCACTGAAAATCGCTAACTAACTAAATTAATCATAATGTATAACATATATTGGTTAATTTGTATTGTGGTCTTCATATAAACACTGTCAGATTCAAAGGGCTTTAGATAGAATAGGGGCAACTATACGTATATAAGTATCCTTATGTGCTTCCTCTGAATATATTTACCTCATGACAGTGATTGCCTAAAAGGAGAGAGCTTCCACACAATAATAAATAAGGAAAATTTGCTCCGCCATCAACTTGAAAATAAAATATAACATATTTTGTGGGCTGCCGCAACCATCCATACaatattttgaaggaaatatgccccagaggcaataataaagttattatttatttccttatatcatgataaatgtttattattcatgctagaattgtattaaccagaaacataatacatgtgtgaatacatagacaaacagagtgtcactagtatgcctctactagactagctcgttaatcaaagatggttatgtttcctaaccatgaacaaagagttgttgtttgattaacgggatcacatcattaggtgaatgatctgattgacatgacccattccattagcttagcacccgatcgtttagtatgttgctattgctttcttcatgacttatacatgttcctatgactatgagagtatgcaactcccgtctgccggaggatcactttgtgtgctaccaaacgtcacaacgtaactgggtgattataaaggtgctctacaggtgtctccaaaggtagatgttgggttggcgtatttcgagattaggatttgtcactccgattgtcggagaggtatctctgggctctctcggtaatgcacatcacataagccttgcaagcattgcaactaatgagttagttgtgagatgatgtattacggaacgagtaaagagacttgccggtaacgagattgaactaggtattgagataccgacgatcgaatctcgggcaagtaacataccgatgataaagggaacaacgtatgttgttatgcggtctgaccgataaaagatcttcgtagagtatgtaggagccaatatgagcatccaggttccgctattggttattgaccggagacgtttctcggtcatgtctacattgttctcgaacccgtagggtccgcgcgcttaaggtttcgatgacagttatattatgagtttatgagttttgatgtaccgaagtttgttcgaagtcccggatgtgatcacggacatgacgaggagtctcgaaatggtcgagacataaatattgatatattggaagcctatatttggatatcggaagtgtttcgggtgaaatcgggattttaccggag
Proteins encoded in this window:
- the LOC123055982 gene encoding G-type lectin S-receptor-like serine/threonine-protein kinase At2g19130: MFIHRLPLPSKRPIHHTSTHRSPEFHRSTPNSRRRSILRLIPPPETTQPATVSVVDSFTDVDARPCRPGQDRHRLRGCGRSSACSSSAARERSASTNSRCRRTETRGGTEGTGCRREYEMAAGALPLGVFVVLLCVGVVRAADADIIAAGRPLSGDQKLVSPGGKFALGLFHPDGAADGSWYVGIWYHKIPVHTPVWVANRETPVSNTSRLAIAPDGNLALFDGAGSIVWSTNASTSGVANASDTVAVLLDSGNLVLAPASNASAVLWQSFDHITDTWLPGGKLRRDKRTGAIQAMASWRARGDPAPGMYALQLDPSGAKQYLLLWNATRVYWATGNWTGKYFTGAPEVAASSGGSGYSFNFVDNDDESYFTYNFAVNTTVYRFVMDVSGQVKGWFWVEATQGWNLVYAEPKARCAVPRGCGAFGVCTEGSSTACDCARGFNPQSPASWGLGDYISGCVRNTQLQCSKNSSDPSDGLKKVEQDKFLRIDGMRLPDDGRMAGAASSGDCQRACLGDCTCSAYAYNGSCFLWHGDLFNLQDGVLDNQAGAGSLYLRLAASELPGARSHVWRDIKVAAVALGVTCFVIAAAILLVRTIRGAMKRRRATRLNGLAVGDGCVSYKYSDLQSLTKNFTDKIGAGAFGSVFKGQFSDNTVVAVKKLEGLRQGEKQFRAEVSTLGTIQHVNLIRMLGFCSHGGDRKLLVYEYMPNGSLDRHLFRKTFYVLSWQVRYQVALGVAKGLAYLHDKCRDCIIHCDVKPENILLDASFGAKVADFGLAKLVGRDFSRVLTTMRGTVGYLAPEWISGEAITAKADVFSYGMMLFEIVSGRRNIEQGERRSVVSSATDADGEEAEEHPTTTFFPLLVARKLAEGDVMTLLDPELEGDANAEEMRRVCKVACWCIQRDVDARPTMGEVVQVLEGLTDLEMPPVPHYLEVLVGRPVHGTVYHSTEQFFRS